One Numida meleagris isolate 19003 breed g44 Domestic line chromosome 6, NumMel1.0, whole genome shotgun sequence genomic region harbors:
- the DIO3 gene encoding thyroxine 5-deiodinase → MLHSLGAHTLQLLTQAAACILLFPRFLLTAVMLWLLDFLCIRKKMLTMPTAEEAAGAGEGPPPDDPPVCVSDSNRMFTLESLKAVWHGQKLDFFKSAHVGSPAPNPEVIQLDGQKRLRILDFARGKRPLILNFGSCTUPPFMARLRSFRRLAAHFVDIADFLLVYIEEAHPSDGWVSSDAAYSIPKHQCLQDRLRAAQLMREGAPDCPLAVDTMDNASSAAYGAYFERLYVIQEEKVMYQGGRGPEGYKISELRSWLDQYKTRLQSPGAVVIQV, encoded by the coding sequence ATGCTCCACTCGCTGGGCGCTCACACCTTGCAGCTGCTCACCCAGGCGGCCGCCTgcatcctcctcttcccccgCTTCCTGCTCACCGCCGTGATGCTCTGGCTCCTGGATTTTCTGTGTATTCGCAAGAAGATGCTGACGATGCCCACGGCGGAGGAGGCGGCCGGAGCCGGCGAGGGGCCGCCCCCCGACGACCCTCCGGTCTGCGTGTCCGATTCCAACCGCATGTTCACGCTGGAGTCGCTGAAGGCCGTGTGGCACGGGCAGAAGCTGGACTTCTTCAAGTCGGCGCACGTGGGCTCACCGGCCCCCAACCCCGAGGTGATCCAGCTGGACGGCCAGAAGAGGCTCCGCATCCTCGACTTCGCCCGCGGCAAGAGGCCCCTCATCCTCAACTTCGGCAGCTGCACCTGACCCCCGTTCATGGCCCGCCTGAGGTCCTTCCGGCGCCTGGCCGCGCACTTCGTGGACATTGCCGACTTCCTGCTGGTGTACATCGAAGAAGCGCACCCCTCCGACGGCTGGGTCAGTTCGGACGCTGCCTATAGCATCCCCAAGCACCAGTGCCTCCAGGACAGGCTGCGCGCGGCGCAGCTGATGCGGGAAGGGGCGCCCGATTGCCCCCTGGCAGTGGACACCATGGACAATGCTTCCAGCGCTGCCTACGGCGCCTACTTCGAGCGGCTCTACGTCATCCAGGAGGAGAAGGTGATGTACCAAGGCGGCCGAGGACCGGAGGGCTACAAGATCTCGGAGCTGCGGAGCTGGCTAGACCAGTACAAAACCCGGCTCCAGAGCCCCGGCGCGGTGGTCATCCAAGTGTAA